The window TTTTCAGCGGCTGCATCGCGCGGCGATAGAAATGATCGGCGTTAACGGGCGCTAAGGCGATATGCGTAAGGCAGACCTCTACGCCATTATTGCCGCCGCCGTCGTGTTGATGATGCTGTTATAGCGACATCAGCGCCTATCCCTAATTAGCGCCTATTACGCCGGCGCTTTCGTCCGGCGTAATAGGCAGCGAAGGGATAATCTGCCGCAGGATGTCACCTTTTAGTCCGGAGAACCTTCCTGCCCCTGCTTTATTTCAAACCGGCCGCTTCGTCAATCAAACTCGCCACCTCATCGGCATGGGAAACCAGCGAGGCATGGCTGGCATTCAGCACCATCACTTTCTTGGCCTGCAGCTGCTGCGCCATGCGCCGCTGATTCTCCGGCGCTATCATGCGATCGTCGCTGGAAAGTTGATACCATGACGGCTTATGTTTCCAGGCGGGTTCGCCGATGGTGTTGCCAAAGGTATCGGCCAGCGGAGCCTTCTGCGCCACCGCCATCACCAACGCCTCGTCGGCGGTCAGATCCTGGCAAAAGCTTTCGTGAAACTTGTCGGTTTTAATCCACAGATAACCGTCGCTGTCCGGGGCCAGATTCTCGACTGCCGCAGGAGGATGCGCTTGCGTAATACCGCCGGCACTTTCACCGGCATCCGGCGCAAATGCGGCGATGTAGACCAGGCCAACCACGTTAGGCTGGTTGCCCATTTCCGTGATCACGGCACCGCCGTAAGAGTGCCCGACCAACAATACCGGCCCCGCTTGCTGCGCGACCATCTTGCGCGTACGTTCCGCATCCTCAGCCAGCGACGTCAATGGCATTTCCACCGCATGAATCGCCGTATATC of the Serratia marcescens subsp. marcescens ATCC 13880 genome contains:
- a CDS encoding alpha/beta hydrolase, which translates into the protein MSTKPTIVLVHGFWGGAAHWSKVIIELSRRGYTAIHAVEMPLTSLAEDAERTRKMVAQQAGPVLLVGHSYGGAVITEMGNQPNVVGLVYIAAFAPDAGESAGGITQAHPPAAVENLAPDSDGYLWIKTDKFHESFCQDLTADEALVMAVAQKAPLADTFGNTIGEPAWKHKPSWYQLSSDDRMIAPENQRRMAQQLQAKKVMVLNASHASLVSHADEVASLIDEAAGLK